One window of the Tetragenococcus koreensis genome contains the following:
- the glgB gene encoding 1,4-alpha-glucan branching protein GlgB: protein MIDTSKETLEAEQRFLTGENFYVQHFLGVRKIESGYVFRVWAPHARQVYLVGDFNNWDESLPMEKREESGVWELSSSLPVEGQLYKFLVEQANGRKIMKIDPFAIRFEKRPGTAAEIYTIADKKWQDNLWRGRQKKTRSLRRPLNIYEVHASSWQHHEDGQPYTFKELKEALIPYVKEMNYTHIEFLPLMEHPLGASWGYQLTGFFALSSYYGTPEEFRDFVDSCHENNIGVFVDWVPGHFCVNEDTLPYYDGTPTFEYEDPNRARNNRWGTICFDLGKPQVQSFLISSALFWLEVYHLDGMRVDAVSSMLYLDYDEGPWEPNHEGGNRNFEGFYFLQKLNAVIKLAFPQTIMMAEESSSETQITGMIESGALGFDYKWNMGWMNDVLRFYEMDPVFRKENFHLLTFSFMYMMDEHYILPFSHDEVVHGKKSLMHKMWGDRYKQFAHLRNMYTFMIAHPGKKLLFMGSEWGQFLEWRYNEGLVWSNLEDEMNAKMQHFTAMLNALYKEERSLWELEDTAETIELIDADNTDESVLTFIRKSKTKKDFLIVALNLSPVERQDFSIGVPYPGSYREVLNTERVEFGGTWTKNNPTCESIEQPFKHFNQQIQTILPSLGALIIKPEDIQMK from the coding sequence ATGATTGATACCAGCAAAGAGACTTTAGAAGCTGAACAACGATTTTTAACAGGAGAAAATTTTTACGTTCAGCATTTTTTAGGAGTACGAAAAATTGAAAGCGGATACGTTTTCCGTGTATGGGCGCCACATGCACGCCAGGTATATTTAGTCGGAGATTTTAATAATTGGGATGAATCCCTACCAATGGAGAAACGAGAAGAATCCGGCGTATGGGAGCTTTCAAGCTCTTTACCAGTAGAAGGACAATTATATAAATTTTTGGTTGAGCAAGCAAATGGGCGTAAAATCATGAAAATTGATCCTTTTGCGATTCGTTTTGAAAAAAGACCAGGAACGGCCGCAGAGATCTATACGATTGCGGATAAAAAATGGCAGGATAATTTATGGAGAGGACGTCAGAAAAAAACACGATCATTGAGGCGACCTTTGAATATTTATGAAGTTCATGCTAGTTCTTGGCAGCACCATGAAGATGGGCAACCCTACACATTTAAAGAATTAAAAGAAGCACTCATTCCCTATGTAAAAGAAATGAATTATACACATATTGAGTTCCTTCCGCTGATGGAACATCCACTGGGTGCTTCCTGGGGATACCAATTAACTGGCTTTTTTGCTTTATCTTCCTATTATGGCACCCCTGAAGAGTTTCGTGATTTTGTAGATTCTTGTCATGAAAATAATATTGGCGTATTTGTTGATTGGGTACCAGGTCATTTTTGCGTCAATGAAGATACCTTACCTTATTATGATGGCACACCGACTTTTGAATATGAAGATCCCAATCGTGCCCGCAATAATCGCTGGGGAACAATATGTTTTGATCTGGGTAAGCCGCAAGTACAAAGTTTTTTGATTTCAAGTGCATTATTTTGGCTTGAAGTGTACCATCTTGATGGTATGCGCGTGGATGCAGTTTCTAGCATGCTCTATTTAGATTATGATGAAGGACCTTGGGAACCCAACCATGAAGGCGGAAATCGTAATTTTGAAGGATTCTATTTTCTACAAAAGCTTAATGCAGTCATCAAACTTGCTTTTCCTCAAACGATTATGATGGCAGAAGAAAGCAGCTCTGAAACTCAGATTACGGGTATGATTGAGAGCGGAGCATTAGGTTTTGATTATAAATGGAATATGGGGTGGATGAATGACGTGTTGCGTTTTTATGAAATGGACCCCGTCTTTCGCAAAGAAAACTTTCACTTATTGACTTTTTCTTTCATGTATATGATGGATGAACATTATATACTCCCATTTTCTCATGATGAAGTTGTCCATGGGAAAAAAAGCTTAATGCACAAAATGTGGGGAGATCGTTACAAGCAATTTGCTCATTTACGAAACATGTATACTTTTATGATCGCTCATCCTGGTAAAAAATTACTTTTTATGGGCAGTGAATGGGGCCAATTTCTGGAATGGAGATACAATGAAGGGCTAGTATGGTCCAATCTAGAAGATGAGATGAATGCTAAAATGCAGCATTTTACAGCAATGCTAAACGCTTTATATAAGGAAGAACGTAGTTTATGGGAACTAGAGGATACAGCTGAAACGATTGAGTTAATCGATGCAGATAATACGGATGAGAGTGTATTGACGTTTATCCGTAAGTCGAAAACCAAAAAAGATTTTCTAATTGTGGCTTTGAATTTATCCCCAGTAGAACGGCAAGACTTTTCGATTGGTGTACCATACCCAGGTAGTTATAGAGAAGTCTTAAATACAGAAAGGGTTGAGTTTGGCGGTACATGGACGAAAAACAATCCGACTTGTGAAAGCATTGAACAACCGTTTAAACACTTTAATCAGCAAATTCAAACGATTTTACCTTCATTAGGCGCCTTAATTATTAAACCAGAAGATATCCAAATGAAATAG
- a CDS encoding manganese-dependent inorganic pyrophosphatase — protein MAKILVFGHQNPDTDAIGAAIAFSELQQQKGQDTEAVALGEAGEETQFALDYFDLKAPRVITKAASETTDVMLVDHNEFQQSVADIAEVTILSVVDHHRIANFETADPLYYHAEPVGCTSTIILKLYKEAGLTPAKAIAGIMLSAIISDTLLFKSPTCTQEDIDAAKELAKIAEVDINTYGLEMLKAGTNLKDKSADVLLDMDAKSFPMGDKSVRIAQVNTVDLQEVFDRQAELEEAMAKANDTNNYDLFVLLVTNILDSDSELLVVGEPAEKVEKAFNVALDNHRAFLKGVVSRKKQVVPQLTESFK, from the coding sequence CAGATGCGATTGGGGCGGCCATTGCTTTTTCTGAATTACAGCAACAAAAAGGGCAAGATACTGAAGCTGTCGCTTTGGGAGAAGCGGGAGAAGAAACCCAGTTTGCTTTAGATTATTTCGACCTTAAAGCACCTCGTGTAATTACTAAAGCTGCTAGTGAAACGACTGATGTTATGTTAGTTGATCACAATGAATTTCAACAAAGTGTTGCAGACATTGCAGAAGTAACTATTTTATCGGTCGTTGACCATCACCGGATTGCAAATTTTGAAACGGCGGATCCGCTGTATTATCACGCTGAACCAGTCGGCTGTACCAGCACTATTATTTTGAAATTATATAAAGAGGCTGGTTTAACACCAGCAAAAGCAATTGCTGGAATTATGTTATCTGCTATTATCTCTGATACGTTGTTGTTTAAATCACCAACATGTACCCAAGAAGATATTGACGCTGCTAAAGAATTAGCGAAAATTGCCGAAGTAGATATTAATACTTATGGTTTAGAAATGCTCAAAGCCGGTACCAACTTAAAAGACAAATCAGCAGATGTATTGTTAGACATGGACGCTAAAAGCTTCCCTATGGGGGACAAAAGCGTACGTATCGCTCAAGTTAATACAGTTGATTTACAAGAAGTATTTGATCGCCAAGCTGAACTAGAAGAAGCAATGGCAAAAGCGAATGATACAAATAACTATGATTTATTTGTATTGCTAGTAACCAATATATTAGACAGTGATTCAGAATTACTTGTTGTCGGCGAACCAGCTGAAAAGGTTGAAAAAGCCTTTAATGTTGCTTTGGACAATCATAGAGCTTTCTTAAAAGGTGTAGTGTCACGTAAAAAACAAGTTGTACCGCAACTAACCGAAAGCTTTAAATAA